From Triplophysa dalaica isolate WHDGS20190420 chromosome 16, ASM1584641v1, whole genome shotgun sequence:
ctaccatagtaggaagaattaattggtagtcaaaggtgcctgTTTTCctaaaatcttcaaaatatttcattatgtgttcaaaagaacaaaaatatacaataataaataataatattaatatattgaataatattcaataaattaatattactaacattcttcaaaaaatatttatctgtgttcattgaaacaaagaaatgtatacaggtttgaaacaacctgacggtgagtaaatgatgaaagaattttcatttttttgggaTAGCCTATCCCTTTCATATACAGATTTACACAATAACGTATTCAGGGTTAAAACGTTGCAAATTGTGCTTTAATTCTATCAAGGAAATGCCTTGCAAATTTTATACTATTTTGATGTCCATTATTGTTGACACATTATATTAAAggttaaaatgataaatgactGCAAATAAACATTGTAGAGGCTTCTCTTCTTGCTTGAAAAAAGTAATAACAACACCAGAACACCATAAAGAATGTAGAGCCTCATGGTTCAGTAGAGACTTTAAAAGAGTAGTGTTTTCAGAAACGTCCTCCGTGTTGTCATCTGTCTGTTTTGTGCACTACAATGTGAGTTTTTACGTGTTGTGTGCGATCTGTGGAAATTCTGGTTTCAACACAAATGGATATTGAATTATTGCAGACTGATTGCAGGGAAATCACAAAAACAGTTAAGTGTTTTGTTAACCCTACTTCTTGTTTCTTGTGTGTTTCTGCTGGTTTCACCAGTGACAGGAAATAATGCAgaacattgcattgtattgtttatttattgtccTAGCGGAAAATCTATTTGTATCTCTGGCACCTTCCAGTCATCAACAGCAACAACATTGTCAATTACAAGCAAAGcacatgacattacatttacaacacATAACAAATACTCCCAACATTAAATACCCCACCTCCCATTTCCAATAGCAAAATTACACAAGGAATACAGAGAGACCTGTGGTATCACAGGGATTTATATAACAAAGCCATGCTGGAGAATAtaaaagttatttgtgcacGGGCAGTCCGTACCAACGGTACCCTATATCTTCGCCCAGATGGTAACGGCTCATTTTAACCATAAAGAGGATGTAATTCATCGTGGATAATTATTTGGCCTTTCTTCACATAATGTTGTCATAGCATGTTGCCATCGGCCTGCAATCTTACTTGCCATATTTACAAtcttattcaatttatttttatttactacagacagtgaaaaatatatttgtatagaGGGTAAACACAACTGGGAAAATGGTACTGTAGTTTCCTGAGGAGCCCCTGTGTTGGTGGGGTAAGACAGAGCAGAGTTTACCCTGACACACTGTAAACTGTCTGTCAAAAAAGACTCAACCCATCTAATGAGTGTACTATTCAACCACAGCCTCCATTACCTGTCCATCATAATATGTGGCCGTATAGTGCTAAATGCAGATAAAAAGTGTATAAACATAACACGAGCATATCGCTTTGGTGGATCTACATGACGGTAGAGCCTGTgcaacatatacatatatatatctttatttaacCCTTTTAAAGGTCCTACAAAATTCCTCAGATGTATAACAAAATTCTGCTCTGCATCCAATTGATTCCGTTTTGAAGTCTGATGACCCACTGATGCACTTAAAGACGCTCTGACCCACGAAGAGCAAGAGTTAGAATGAAATCAAGGACTGTGTCATTCAAGATAGCTGAGATAAATATGAACTATAAACCAAACATACGCTAGTCTTGTCTTAAATGTCTGCTATTGTCCTacgtatatttttttataaatgtcaaaacaaaaacagcaaaacGTGAAAActgaagatatttgaaatagttaaaatgatacaaagtaataataatattaaaatagcGAAAAATATGTaaggtttgaaaatgtattttctgtgtgtttctttggGTGTACACGTAAATATAATAGGTGGGCTAATGACGTCTCTGTTGTGGACGTCATTGACATCACTTGTTAATACATTTCTAGTGCTATATTTCTGTCATTGTTATGTTAAATTTCAAATGTTAGGAAACCATTTGTGATATCTGTAACATTTAACATGTatgaaaaaaaagtgttttaatcgTTTCTGAAACATGTAAGACATCCAACGCATTAACCTCTTTCTGTTCAACAAGGTGTGTAGTTTTAAATAATCCACTAGAGGCCAGTATTTTTAAGGTATTGAAATGGAGTTCAAACGAGTTCAGGCAGAGTGATAACCTTGTAGTCAAACCTTGGCCTGTCCAATGTAAAATCaatctgaaaatgtttcttCGTATTATATCTCACTTTAAAATTAGTGAGAGgtcaataaatgtaatttttttatgtttgaccATGGGTAACATGGGTGTGAAAtattgaacttaaaaaaaacagcagcatACTTGTAGTATGCTTTTTGAGAATCAAATATTAAGTGAattatgaattttaattttacagagcacatttcatacacagtgagCTTTATGAAGATGAAGGTGCtttacaaaacaatgaaaaatatttttgtacagaACAAAAATTTACAActatagaaacaaacaaatcaatgttaacattgattaaatatagaaataaaaagaaataatattaaaatcggtacatttaaataacagaagTGCAGGACCAGCCTCAGTCAGTAAAGTAGTATCAGTCTGAAGGGGGCTGTcgttcaaatattttattaaagcatGTCTGTTGTTAAAATACATCTTGTTTTTGGTTCAAGTCCTGGGGACCTGCAGGAATGCGTCTTTTGGATGCTTTGAGACACCCCCTTCAAACATCATTTGCAGAGAGATCTGTGATCTGGGCATGCCAGATAAGACAGACATGGCCCCATAACTGTAACTGAGAACCACTCGTTTCTACCACAATAACTATTTGTGGTTACAGTTATGACTTGGCACTACCTACTCtagacatacaaacacaaaataaattcattctTTTCTGTATGTTCAAGCCTAAATTTATTTGTACAGCCTTGATTTTCAATGAATTATAAAGCCAAAAATCAAGCTTTATAAGAACAATATGTACTTGTACAGTTACTGTTTCAGTTATTACATTGGTGAAATTAACATGTTACATTCCATAGTTTAAATCTTATAAATGCATTCAGTTATTATTTTATAGATAACCCAAAACTGATAGTCCAGTAAAACAACacatgctgaaataaaaatacagtgaGAAGAGCAAATGTACAATATATGCAATtctgaacattaaaaaaactctcAATCAATTCTAATGTTTTTTGGTCATGCAAACAGATTGTGCAAAAGATTGCATCCTGTTCTCACACCTACATTTGACCCTGAGCACAAAGAGCCTTGTACTAGAACagcatttgtaaaatgtaagcCAATGTTATGTCACAGTAAAGTCAATGCAAGCCATGTTTTATAATAACACTATCattcttctttttattattattatttacaggACGGACATACTGTATGCTCAGATTGTATTCTTCCTTTAGTGAGCCATagaatatttacagtatgtctTGAAACTAAAGTCTTCAGACTGCTGTACCACTTTTAAGAGGTCCTTCGGACTTGCTTACATTTGATACGAGTGTAGTCTTTGACCTAGATGTATAGGAGGCCTCAGAATTGGATCGGTAACAACTCAGAACCTCACATAGCCTCTTCCTGAAATCCTTTGACACGTAGTAAAAAATGAAGGGATCAATGCAGCTGTTAAAAGTGCTGAGTGACAAACTGATCAGATATGGAACATAAAGATCATTCTGGACAAAATCTGATTTTGAGTAATGcaacagcaataaaacattGCTTGGCAAAAAGCAAACCACAAAAACTATTAACATGAGCGCAGTAACTCTCACAGCGTGAGCATAACGCTGCCCTTCAGCCTTAAGGGTGCGTAAGACAGAACTATAACTGAACACCACTACCAGCAACGGAAGCAGGAAGCAGATAGAAAAAAGCGTCACGAAATAAGGCATGAAGTTCTTTTCCTGCTCGTCTGGGGGAAGTGCATCATGGCAGGTTGTTATAGAATGATTCTTTATCACATAAGATTGTTTAGAGACTAGCAAAGGCACAGCCGCCGCTGCAACTGCTATCCAAACCAACGTGCTCATACACCATGAATTCTTGTTGCTACGAAATGTCTTAGCACCGAAAGGGTGAACTAGAGCAACGTAGCGATCCACAGCTATTAGAGCCAGACACACCACTGAACCGTACATGTTTCCATAGAAGAGTGCAATCACAATACGACAGAAAGGTTCCCCGAAAGACCAGTTGTTGCCTTGGAAGTGATAGATGATGCGAAAAGGGAACACCAGAAGAAACAGAAGATCACAGGTGGTGAGGTTGATCAGCAGGATGGTGGAAGGGAGCTTCTTGGTTCGGAAGAGCAGCACCCACAAAGCAAGCGAGTTGGCGGGAAGCCCAATAAGGAAGGCCAGGAGACCGAGGAGAGGAACCATTAGTACAATGGCGTTGCTTTGTATCTGCTCCTTTTGCTCATCCGATAGTGTATTATTATTCAGTGCGAGGGCCCGGCcccctgagagagagagagaaattgtatttaatgataattttatttaatgataattGTTTAAATTGCTTTATGGCCTTACTTTATGAATCATGAAATCATTTGATAAAGAAAAAGCTATCAAGAGatcaaaaaggttttaaaagcTCATTTCTGCTTTAGTTAAATTTACCCTGCAAGGATGTTATTCCTAGAAAAATGCTTTACAGTAAGGTTGCATTTGCTAACATTAGTAAATTCATGAACTAACACAAACTTTCAATGAGGAATATAGATTTCAGCATTCATTCATCCttgttaatgtcaatacagttattcatctTAATGATGCATTAACTTATGTTAATGgcacaacatttgattttaaaaatgcatttgtaaatgctaaaattaacatgaactaagattaataagTGCTGTAGAAGTGTTGGCCATTGTTAGTTtatagctaatgcatttaccaACAGAATACAATCTTCTTTAAAATTGTTATCGGACGTATTAAACCTCTAGAACATAGAATAGTACACAGTCTCACAGTTCTAAATGTGGTAGATATCTAGATATGTAGATCTCAGGCCCCATCTCATGTCCGTGCTTGTTCAAGGTATGTGctaaaccccccccccccacccaCCAAACATTATACTCTCATAGTTTCTTTTCACAATTATATCCTCTGTTTTAAAGTACATTAAGACaagtttatcattttattttagaaatgcTGAAACTGTTCTCATTTTCATCGTCATGTACAATCAAGACAGAAGGTAGGTGTCAaactaataatataatttaaaaaaaaaacttactgcCAGGAATGGATGTTCTCTCATCTGAAGCTGAAGACATGCGAAGGAGAATAACGAAGAGTAGGTAAAGAAAGACCTCTCGagaaatgacaaacattgtCGTGGAGTTGAATACAATAACTAATAACAATGAAtgcctgtaaaaaaaatcttgctaACTTGCTGTAGATATGTTCTTTAGTCTGTAAATGCAGTTTCTTGTATCTGTTAAGTCCCTGTCTTAAAAACAGTATACTCAggttaaaacaaaaagtttgatcCTTTTGACTGTCATGTGGTTTTCTGTTCTGACCTCCTAATGAACACAGACCTGTGAATGAAGCTCCTCTTTCTGTTCCTCTCTATGTGTATCTGAGGAAGTAAGCTGCTACCTCACTGTCACTGTTGCTTGTTTTCATCCGTCTACATGCTTGCAAACAAGATTTAAAGAatcgaaaaaaaactttccatttAGCAAGCAATGTTATCAGAGAAAGTATTGTCTGAAACGTCACAATCATAACCACACAAGTACCAAACAGGAATTGAGATGTTAATGAAGAGGAAATGAAACATTTTGGGGTATTCTGGAGCTTTATGGTCAAATGTGATAAATCGAATAacttaattatatatttaacaattatgaataataaaataatgtttttgttgaaaatgttttacgttccttgtgtttatttgtgaaatatAGCATTTACTTAAAACCCACCCAGTGTAAGAGCACTGTAAAACAAGACTTTTTGtggcttttttatatatatatatagcctattTCAGAATAATGCTTATATGCCACTAACTATTTGACCCTTTTTGAGTTTTGTTCGCACACAATATAACATAGTGGCTCTACTGGGTctactgtttatttttgtaatttgggAAAATCTACAGTGTTGTTACCAAGCACTTGAAAGAAGATTCAGTCATTTGctaatttattacattactgACTCCAGTTCATTTAGCTGGTAAGCATTGAAAGTTCACATGAACAATACCTTAGAGCACActttaaataaagcaaattgCGGTTCACATTCAACATCGATGCACCAAATTTGAACAATGCCCACGTTCTGTTCTAATTCTTGGTCAGACTTAAGGATGATAAGTGGTTGATAACACTGTAGACATACATAGACGGATGGCTGTCAGACAGGGTGTGAtggaaatgttgtgtttatagaCTGCCCAAAACACATACTATTGAATGAGGAGCTGTggttttagataaaatgcattttaatgttcCATATATTTTTAGCAATCAAGCAAGCTGGCCAGAAATATTATTCCGGTATGTTTAGGTAGTCGTGGCCTTATGGttaataaaggaaataaaattgctacattaattttattattaataacaactGATGAGCTAATGCCCAATAAGTATTGTTAATGTGCGTTAGTTTTATTGTCTATAGCTACTGTATGCTTCAGTCaccatttacagtatattcagTGTACTTTCGTTGCCTGGTGGTGACACAACTTCTAAGATGACGCTAAATAAGTGCAATTTGTTTGATTCTATAGCTATTATAGGCCTATAGTATATCACATCCACGAGATGGCGCAAAAACAGTATCAACGTATTTTTGATACACATATGTCCCAGAGAGTATGGTGACTCATTAAGAAAACCAGTTTCGTTGCATCAAATCgttgttatttttcctttttactCCACAATTAAGTAATAAACACAGCAATAATAATTCATGTATAGTGAGATAGTATAATATAAAGGTTCATTTTTTCACACATAAATTCGATTGCACACACGCTCTATCTTCATGAATAGTCGAAATCATTTTCATATACTGCGAGATAAATCATATCACCTGTAATTGTTAATACTCCCTAGTCCAGACATTACAGGCctgaaaaatgtgtaaattaccCATTACAGAGCTAGATTTCTCTTGGCTGTACAGATGCATCCAGATGTTCTAAGGTTTTGCTCGGACATtttggttgaataaaaacaGTGTCATCAAGACCCAAAGATGGGAAGGAAGAATACATGCATTTTGATATGATGGTGATGTGGCCCCCTTCCCTCCCACTAATCTGATCTCACCGTGTGAGAGACGCGCTGTTTCGCGCATGCGCACACGCATAAGGCTCAGTTTTGGGCGAGAAGGGGGTGAACGCGTCCAGAACAGCAACACATCGGTCTGCGTATGGCCAAACAAGCCACGGCGCAGTGAGAcatcaaaacaaagagaaagattgaTTTTATGCGATACAAGTAGAAGCGACCAAGCAGGTATGGTTTAAGTAATCGTTGCCATGAATTCAATGTCAGGTAATTGTGTTGCACGGCAGCTGTAAGGCTGGTTGCGCAAACAAAGCGGTGCCGACAGCAGAAGTGTTACATGCATTGCCATTGCACAGTCTATGGAAAGCCATCGTACTTGTTGTTAGACCTGTAGACATTTTCTCTGAAGTAGCCGCATGGTTGCATGCACAAAATCCTGTAACGCATGCATGCACTCTGTTGCCATTACCAAGTCAATCATGCCGTAAAATCGTAGTCAAAATGAAGGTGTGCACGCATTTACCCCAGTTATCCCCAATGCATTGCTTTGTTTTAACGTGACAGCATTAGAATGGGTGGGGAGGGGGCTTTGGGTATGCTTATGACTGTCTGTCTTTTCTTGTAGGCAGCGCAAAAACGGGAGAGGCGACGCATGGCTCTCCTCGTGAACATTGAGGCTTCAGGGGAAGACGGTATGTTTACATGAGGGGTCGTGTCTCGAGACGCAGAGGTGATCGTTGAAAGAATCGCAGTTTAATAGATAAGACATTGCCGAAGATGCTGAAGAGACTGGCCGCACCGGCGTCATGCAGCAGCTGTCTCCTTGCCTTCTTCCTCGCCTTCGTATCTCCCAGGTGTACGCTGTCTATCGGTGCCGACAAAAATATGGTCAACAAGGAGGATTATTATAGCGCCACGGTGAACGCCACCGTTTTGGACCATAAAGGCAATCCTCAACAGATGGTAACAAAGAATGATGGGCGTTACGGGCAGAATTCACCCAAAACAGAGGCGAAGGGGATTGTGATAGCACCTGCTGCTGTTAATGGGGGTGAGTCTGTTTGGGTTTACTGGGTTACAGTACAATGTTACAAAGTATCCTTGACGAGACTTGTTGTTATTTGAGTATTTGtggttttatatttcattatatttatgcatttggcatttgcttttatccaaaacgactgaGTGCTTTAAAGTAGGCCTATGTGGCTTGAACCCATGGCCTTAACTGGTAAACCAATGCTTTAACAATTGAGATATAGGAACACACAActgcaatttctttttttaaggtttatGTAATGCAGAATGACCTTCAAAATCAGTGGCAAATATGGTCATATGCTTCATCAACCCCCTTTAAAGTGaacctaaaaatacaaattctttcatcatttactcaccctcttgtcattaaaaatggctgactttcttccacagaacacaaaagatgttgtTGGCTGGcccctattcacttgcattggttttgtgtccatacaatagaagtaaatggggacCAGTGCTGTTCacttaccaactttcttcaaaatatcttatgtgttctatggaagaaagaaattcataaaggtttgaaatgacaagagggttcacaaaaaaaatcattttggggtaaaccaTCACTTTCTATTCTTTCTTAGAtgtcactataaaaataaactat
This genomic window contains:
- the si:ch211-132p1.2 gene encoding proteinase-activated receptor 4 isoform X2 encodes the protein MVPLLGLLAFLIGLPANSLALWVLLFRTKKLPSTILLINLTTCDLLFLLVFPFRIIYHFQGNNWSFGEPFCRIVIALFYGNMYGSVVCLALIAVDRYVALVHPFGAKTFRSNKNSWCMSTLVWIAVAAAAVPLLVSKQSYVIKNHSITTCHDALPPDEQEKNFMPYFVTLFSICFLLPLLVVVFSYSSVLRTLKAEGQRYAHAVRVTALMLIVFVVCFLPSNVLLLLHYSKSDFVQNDLYVPYLISLSLSTFNSCIDPFIFYYVSKDFRKRLCEVLSCYRSNSEASYTSRSKTTLVSNVSKSEGPLKSGTAV
- the si:ch211-132p1.2 gene encoding proteinase-activated receptor 4 isoform X1; the encoded protein is MFVISREVFLYLLFVILLRMSSASDERTSIPGRGRALALNNNTLSDEQKEQIQSNAIVLMVPLLGLLAFLIGLPANSLALWVLLFRTKKLPSTILLINLTTCDLLFLLVFPFRIIYHFQGNNWSFGEPFCRIVIALFYGNMYGSVVCLALIAVDRYVALVHPFGAKTFRSNKNSWCMSTLVWIAVAAAAVPLLVSKQSYVIKNHSITTCHDALPPDEQEKNFMPYFVTLFSICFLLPLLVVVFSYSSVLRTLKAEGQRYAHAVRVTALMLIVFVVCFLPSNVLLLLHYSKSDFVQNDLYVPYLISLSLSTFNSCIDPFIFYYVSKDFRKRLCEVLSCYRSNSEASYTSRSKTTLVSNVSKSEGPLKSGTAV